One Aegilops tauschii subsp. strangulata cultivar AL8/78 chromosome 7, Aet v6.0, whole genome shotgun sequence genomic window carries:
- the LOC109750147 gene encoding protein DETOXIFICATION 35, with protein MGSVADDSEEVSTVGEASRMVWEESKRLWGIGTPIAIATLSMYAVSSVTTIFVGHLGNLPLAAASIGLSVFGTFALGFLLGMGSALETLCGQAFGAGQVAMLGVYLQRSWIVLIAAALLMVPFYVFAEPLLLALGQDAEVAREAARFALYILPGAFSFAVNFPTAKFLQAQSKVLVLAWIGIGGLCFHVVVTYLLVTVLGWGYPGAAVAYDLSLWSIALGQSAYIIGWCKDGWRGWSMAAFNDMWAFVKLSLESAVMLCLEIWYLGMITVLTGDLQDAQIAVDSLGVCMNINGWEGMIFIGLNAAISVRVSNELGSGRPRAAMHAVIVVIGESLLIGLLCMALVLIFRDNFASIYTSDVELRQAVSKIAGLLGLTMVLNSVQPVLSGVAIGGGWQGLVAYINLGCYYIFGLPLGYLLGYKFNYGVGGIWAGMLCGVALQTLILLVIVWRTDWNAEAALASSRVRKWGGTEATKPLLEEN; from the exons ATGGGGTCCGTCGCCGACGACTCGGAGGAGGTGAGCACCGTGGGGGAGGCCTCGCGGATGGTGTGGGAGGAGTCCAAGCGCCTCTGGGGCATCGGCACGCCCATCGCCATCGCCACGCTCAGCATGTACGCCGTCAGCTCCGTCACCACCATCTTCGTCGGCCACCTCGGCAACCTGCCGCTGGCCGCCGCGTCCATCGGCCTCTCCGTCTTCGGCACCTTCGCCCTCGGATTCCTG CTCGGCATGGGGAGCGCGCTGGAGACGCTGTGCGGGCAGGCGTTCGGCGCCGGCCAGGTGGCCATGCTCGGCGTCTACCTGCAGCGCTCCTGGATCGTCCTCATCGCCGCCGCGCTCCTCATGGTGCCCTTCTACGTCTTTGCCGAACCGCTGCTGCTCGCCCTCGGCCAGGATGCCGAAGTCGCGCGCGAGGCCGCCCGCTTCGCGCTCTACATCCTGCCCGGCGCCTTCTCCTTCGCCGTCAACTTCCCCACCGCCAAGTTCCTCCAAGCGCAGAGCAAGGTCCTCGTGCTCGCCTGGATCGGCATCGGCGGCCTCTGCTTCCACGTCGTGGTCACCTACCTCCTCGTTACCGTCCTCGGATGGGGCTACCCAGGCGCCGCCGTCGCCTACGACCTGTCACTCTGGTCCATCGCGCTGGGCCAGTCGGCTTACATCATCGGCTGGTGCAAGGACGGCTGGAGGGGCTGGTCCATGGCGGCATTCAACGATATGTGGGCCTTCGTCAAGCTCTCGCTCGAGTCCGCCGTCATGCTCTGCCTTGAGATTTGGTACCTCGGCATGATCACCGTCCTCACCGGCGACCTCCAGGATGCGCAGATTGCCGTCGACTCGCTTGGCGTCTG CATGAATATAAACGGATGGGAGGGTATGATCTTCATTGGCCTCAATGCTGCTATCAG TGTTCGAGTCTCCAATGAGCTGGGCTCTGGCCGTCCAAGGGCGGCCATGCACGCCGTCATCGTTGTCATCGGCGAGTCGTTGCTCATTGGGCTGCTGTGCATGGCCCTCGTGTTGATCTTCAGAGATAACTTCGCCAGCATCTACACTAGCGATGTGGAGCTCCGGCAGGCCGTCTCCAAGATTGCAGGGCTGCTTGGCTTGACCATGGTGCTCAACAGCGTGCAGCCTGTGCTTTCAG GGGTGGCCATTGGAGGAGGATGGCAGGGCCTTGTTGCATACATCAACCTTGGCTGCTACTACATTTTCGGATTGCCATTGGGATATCTCCTCGGCTACAAGTTCAACTATGGAGTTGGG GGGATTTGGGCTGGCATGCTTTGCGGGGTTGCACTTCAGACATTGATTTTACTCGTCATAGTGTGGAGAACAGATTGGAACGCAGAG GCGGCGCTAGCTTCAAGCCGTGTCCGAAAGTGGGGTGGCACCGAAGCAACCAAACCTCTCCTGGAAGAGAATTAG
- the LOC109750156 gene encoding uncharacterized protein, whose translation MGMKFLNKKGWHTGSLRNVEKVWVAEQKEKEEQHKIEEYKKQLKEEREKAEFRAIQEQAGFKPRQERLEFLYESGLGVGKGSSDGFQALQQPGPAAAAAASSSAPTAAGSSKDTSLGALFEEKPQSANDTWRKLHSDPLLLIRQREQDAIARIKNNPIKMAEIKKSMEAEKMQKEEKKEKRKHKKHRHHKSKSKRHHSAENSDSDDVSDGKDEGRKKVPSAPEHKREVKRSRHQKKESRQESSDTEDDEPRKRRQEISEDDKPKRGRQDKSEDAERRRRQEISQDDEPRRRRQDTPEDDEPRRRRRDTPEDDEPRRRRRDTPEDDEPRRRRRDMPEDDEPMRRRRDMPEDDEPRRRRPEMSKHDEHPRRDRPDADDRRRHNSGSDRHHAYPKHDSSDSKQRSIGNGRNNGNSTSEHRSHAEVASGDQRRQESRQGRELGSEGRGRQDGQQGRNNGPTTNRRRGGVHHMSEEDREARLRQMQADAEVHEEQRWKRIKKAADDDAKEASTVAANQFRGKNFLDDEKKSIFGADKGGSATIEESIRRRAYYSQGGGDAHEANAFRR comes from the exons ATGGGGATGAAATTTCTGAACAAGAAGGGGTGGCACACGGGGAGCCTACGCAACGTGGAGAAGGTGTGGGTGGCGGAgcagaaggagaaggaggagcaGCACAAGATCGAGGAGTACAAGAAgcagctcaaggaggagagggagaaggccGAGTTCCGCGCCATCCAGGAGCAGGCCGGATTCAAGCC GAGGCAGGAGAGGTTGGAATTCCTCTACGAGTCAGGGTTGGGCGTCGGCAAGGGGAGCTCGGATGGATTCCAAGCACTGCAGCAACCTGGCCCAGCGGCGGCCGCTGCCGCCTCCTCTTCTGCTCCAACGGCTGCTGGCTCTTCCAAG GATACTTCACTGGGAGCTCTATTTGAGGAGAAGCCTCAATCTGCAAATGACACATGGAGAAAACTTCACTCTGATCCTCTACTCCTAATAAGGCAGCGGGAGCAGGATGCTATTGCAAGGATTAAAAATAATCCAATCAAGATGGCCGAGATAAAGAAATCA ATGGAAGCAGAAAAAATGCAGaaggaagaaaagaaagagaagagAAAGCACAAAAAACATCGTCATCATAAGTCAAAGAGTAAGAGGCATCACTCAGCTGAAAATTCTGATTCGGATGACGTAAGTGATGGCAAGGACGAAGGGAGAAAGAAAGTTCCTTCTGCTCCAGAGCATAAGAGGGAAGTGAAAAGGTCAAGGCATCAGAAGAAAGAAAGCAGACAAGAATCCTCGGATACGGAAGATGATGAACCAAGGAAAAGAAGGCAGGAGATTTCAGAAGATGATAAACCAAAGAGAGGACGACAAGACAAGTCAGAAGATGCTGAACGGAGAAGACGGCAGGAGATATCACAAGATGATGAACCAAGGAGAAGACGGCAGGATACGCCAGAAGATGATGAACCAAGGAGAAGACGACGGGATACGCCAGAAGATGATGAACCAAGGAGAAGACGGCGAGATACACCAGAAGATGATGAACCAAGGAGAAGACGGCGGGATATGCCAGAGGATGATGAACCAATGAGAAGGCGACGTGATATGCCAGAAGATGATGAACCAAGGAGAAGACGGCCGGAGATGTCTAAGCATGATGAGCATCCACGCCGGGATCGGCCAGATGCTGATGATAGGAGGAGACACAATTCAGGGTCAGACCGCCACCATGCTTATCCAAAGCATGACAGCTCAGACTCGAAGCAGAGAAGTATTGGAAATGGCCGGAACAATGGCAATTCCACTTCTGAACACCGCTCCCATGCTGAAGTCGCTTCAGGAGATCAACGAAGACAAGAGAGCCGGCAGGGCAGGGAACTAGGTTCAGAAGGCCGTGGAAGACAAGACGGCCAGCAGGGCAGGAACAATGGGCCCACAACTAACCGCCGTCGAGGGGGCGTGCACCATATGTCGGAAGAGGACAGGGAAGCTCGTCTGCGGCAAATGCAGGCTGACGCTGAGGTCCATGAAGAGCAGAGGTGGAAGAGGATCAAGAAGGCTGCAGATGATGATGCCAAAGAGGCGTCCACGGTGGCTGCAAACCAATTCAGAGGGAAGAACTTCTTGGATGACGAGAAGAAGAGTATATTTGGCGCTGACAAGGGCGGCAGCGCCACCATCGAAGAGAGCATCCGCCGCCGCGCTTATTATTCTCAGGGTGGCGGCGATGCCCATGAGGCCAATGCGTTCAGGCGGTGA
- the LOC109750149 gene encoding probable protein phosphatase 2C 66 has protein sequence MGSCLSTQPGDEPAWPLRWRKRPHGEREGAAAGGAFFSGGGGGGGGKKLPGEGEMTEEELARVAGRTCANGASAAACLHTQQGRKGTNQDAMVVWESFNSSDSVFCGVFDGHGPYGHFVAKKVRDSLPVKLLAQWKTSANVGTSPHLNGSISGSLNSEETASAVDDEWGESADVEGSDMLPETFLPLKQSYLKAFKLMDKELKMHPTIDCFCSGSTAVTLVKQGWDLVVGNLGDSRAVMATRDAANNLTAVQLTVDLKPNLPKEAERIQQCRGRVFALQDEPEVSRVWLPNNDSPGLAMARAFGDFCLKDYGLISVPQISYRRLTEKDEFIILATDGVWDVLSNKEAIDIVAAAPSRATASRALVDCAVRSWRLKFPTSKSDDCAAVCLFLDHEKSPNLVEESEAKNEKAEPAKDALISDAGDKINEDIADVNEHISREEHIPEPTLEHSSTLRNVDEIMPVDEPPVSKEPERCGSARSLADCISTNEEEEWSALEGVTRVNSLLNLPRKLSGDKKSTSWKKRR, from the exons ATGGGCTCCTGCCTCTCCACCCAGCCCGGCGACGAGCCGGCGTGGCCGCTGCGGTGGCGCAAGAGGCCCCATGGCGAGCGGGAGGGCGCGGCCGCCGGCGGcgccttcttctccggcggcggcgggggcggagGCGGCAAGAAGCTCCCCGGCGAGGGCGAGATGACCGAGGAGGAGCTCGCGCGGGTCGCCGGAAGGACGTGCGCCAACGGGGCGAGCGCGGCGGCGTGCCTCCACACGCAGCAGGGGCGGAAGGGCACCAACCAGGACGCCATGGTCGTCTGGGAG AGTTTCAATTCAAGTGATAGTGTCTTCTGTGGCGTGTTTGATGGTCATGGTCCATATGGCCATTTTGTCGCCAAAAAAGTTAGAGATTCTCTTCCTGTTAAGTTACTCGCACAATGGAAAACTAGTGCTAATGTGGGCACTAGTCCTCATCTAAACGGAAGCATTTCCGGAAGTTTGAACTCCGAAGAAACAGCATCTGCTGTTGATGATGAATGGGGTGAGTCTGCTGATGTTGAAGGGAGTGATATGCTTCCTGAGACATTTCTTCCACTTAAACAGTCTTATTTGAAGGCTTTCAAATTGATGGACAAGGAGCTCAAGATGCATCCTACGATCGATTGCTTTTGCAGTGGTAGTACGGCAGTCACATTGGTCAAACAG GGATGGGATCTTGTAGTTGGAAATCTTGGGGACTCGAGAGCAGTAATGGCGACTCGGGATGCCGCTAACAATCTAACTGCTGTACAACTCACTGTTGATTTGAAGCCTAACCTTCCCA AGGAAGCTGAGAGGATCCAGCAATGCAGAGGAAGGGTTTTTGCTCTTCAAGATGAGCCAGAAGTTTCAAGGGTATGGTTGCCGAATAATGATTCTCCTGGATTGGCAATGGCAAGAGCTTTTGGAGACTTCTGCCTTAAAGATTATGGCTTAATATCTGTTCCACAGATATCATATCGCCGTCTTACTGAAAAGGATGAGTTTATAATACTAGCCACTGATGGG GTTTGGGACGTTCTTTCAAACAAGGAGGCCATTGATATTGTAGCTGCAGCTCCATCTCGAGCAACTGCTTCCAGGGCTCTCGTTGATTGTGCTGTCAGATCTTGGAGATTGAAGTTCCCAACATCCAAGAGTGATGACTGCGCTGCTGTCTGCCTGTTCTTGGACCATGAAAAGTCACCTAACTTGGTTGAAGAGAGTGAAGCCAAGAATGAAAAGGCAGAACCTGCGAAGGATGCTTTAATCTCAGATGCCGGTGATAAAATCAATGAAGACATTGCAGATGTGAATGAACACATCTCCAGGGAAGAGCATATCCCTGAGCCCACATTGGAACACTCATCCACGCTAAGAAATGTTGACGAGATTATGCCGGTGGACGAACCTCCTGTATCAAAGGAACCTGAAAGGTGCGGGTCTGCCCGCAGCCTGGCTGACTGCATATCCACAAACGAGGAGGAAGAATGGTCTGCGCTCGAAGGCGTGACACGGGTAAATTCCCTCTTGAACCTTCCAAGAAAACTCTCAGGTGACAAGAAATCTACCAGCTGGAAGAAGCGACGCTGA